A region from the Lepidochelys kempii isolate rLepKem1 chromosome 16, rLepKem1.hap2, whole genome shotgun sequence genome encodes:
- the GTF3C4 gene encoding general transcription factor 3C polypeptide 4 isoform X3 encodes MAEAEAAAGSGGSPALSSGGEEPPTGLESPAEEAVSAGPSTGFRLTAVRREPAVRLQHGVSGLEPLAWSEDHRVSVSTARSIAVLEQLSDIHSGGQELVIHRTAVPAPAAGCLLKVGSKKEVAECKEKFASSKDPTVSQTFMLDRVFNPEGKSLPPMRGFKYSSWSPLGCDANGRCLLAALTMDNRLTIHANLNRLQWVQLVDLTEIYGERLYETSYKLSKVETPRGELGDFAEFQRRHSMQTPVRMEWSGICTTQQVKHNNECRDVGSVLLAVLFENGNIAVWQFQLPFVGKESITSCNTIESGINSPSVLSWWEYEHNNRKMSGLIVGSAFGPVKILPVNLKAVKGYFTLRQPVVLWQEMDQLPVHSIKCIPLYHPYQKCSCSLVVAARGSYVFWCLLLISKAGLNVHNSHVTGLHSLPIVSMTADKQNGTVYTCSSDGKVRQLIPIFTDVALKFEHQLIKLSEVFGSVRTHGIAVSPCGAYLAVITTEGMTNGLHPVNKNYQVQFVTLKTFEEAAAQLLESSVQNLFRQVDLTDLVRWKILKDKHIPQFLQEALDKKIESCGSTYFWRFKLFLLRILYQSMQKTPSEVMWRPSHEDTKVLISDSPGMGSTEDDHQEEGTSKQASKQSLCEVSKGRDPDDPADDTLVHSSDIGGHEPMEEKLLEIQARIEAVEMHLTREHMKRVLGEVYLHTWITENTSIPTRGVCDFLMSDEGYDDRTARVLIGHILKKMNKQTFPEHCSLCKEILPFTDRKQAVCSNGHIWLRS; translated from the exons ATGGCGGAGGCGGAGGCGGCAGCTGGAAGTGGGGGGAGTCCCGCGCTGTCCTCGGGCGGGGAAGAGCCACCGACGGGCCTCGAGTCGCCGGCGGAGGAGGCGGTGTCGGCGGGGCCGAGCACGGGGTTTCGGCTGACGGCCGTGCGGCGGGAGCCGGCCGTGCGGCTGCAGCACGGCGTGAGCGGGCTGGAGCCGCTGGCCTGGTCCGAGGACCACCGGGTGTCGGTGAGCACGGCCCGGAGCATCGCCGTGCTGGAGCAGCTCAGCGACATTCACAGCGGCGGGCAGGAGCTGGTCATCCACCGCACGGCCGTGCCCGCGCCCGCCGCGGGCTGCCTGCTCAAG GTTGGTTCAAAAAAGGAGGTTGCAGAATGTAAGGAAAAGTTTGCAAGCTCTAAGGATCCAACTGTTAGTCAAACCTTTATGCTAGATAGAGTATTCAACCCTGAAGGAAAGTCACTACCACCTATGCGAGGATTCAAATATTCCAGCTGGTCTCCACTGGGCTGTGATGCTAATGGAAGATGCCTTCTAGCTGCTCTAACTATGGACAATAGATTAACCATCCATGCTAATCTTAACAGACTACAGTGGGTGCAGCTGGTTGATCTGACAGAGATTTATGGGGAGCGTCTGTATGAAACCAGTTACAAACTTTCGAAGGTTGAGACCCCCAGAGGAGAACTAGGGGACTTTGCAGAATTTCAGAGACGGCATAGCATGCAGACTCCAGTCCGTATGGAGTGGTCAGGTATCTGCACCACCCAGCAAGTGAAACACAACAATGAATGCCGAGATGTTGGCAGTGTACTCCTAGCCGTACTCTTTGAAAACGGAAACATTGCCGTTTGGCAATTTCAGCTTCCTTTTGTGGGTAAGGAATCCATCACTTCTTGCAATACCATAGAGTCAGGAATAAATTCCCCTAGCGTCTTGTCTTGGTGGGAATACGAACACAACAACCGAAAGATGAGTGGACTCATTGTAGGGAGTGCTTTTGGACCAGTTAAAATCCTTCCTGTCAACTTAAAAGCAGTTAAAGGCTACTTCACGCTCAGGCAACCTGTTGTCTTATGGCAAGAAATGGACCAGTTGCCAGTACACAGTATCAAATGTATTCCTCTCTACCATCCTTACCAGAAATGTAGCTGTAGCTTAGTAGTGGCTGCAAGAGGATCTTATGTGTTTTGGTGTCTTCTCTTGATATCCAAAGCAGGTCTGAATGTCCATAATTCCCATGTGACAGGGCTTCACTCTTTACCAATTGTATCCATGACTGCGGATAAACAGAATGGCACAGTATACACGTGCTCAAGTGACGGAAAGGTAAGGCAACTCATTCCCATCTTCACAGATGTTGCATTAAAGTTTGAGCATCAGCTTATTAAGCTGTCTGAAGTGTTTGGCTCTGTGCGGACTCACGGGATAGCTGTAAGCCCATGTGGCGCATACCTAGCAGTTATTACAACAGAGGGTATGACCAACGGCCTTCACCCTGTAAACAAAAACTATCAAGTTCAATTTGTAACTCTCAAAACATTTGAGGAGGCAGCTGCTCAGCTCTTGGAGTCTTCTGTGCAAAATCTTTTCAGACAAGTGGACCTGACAGACCTTGTGCGCTGGAAGATTTTGAAGGATAAGCATATCCCTCAATTCTTACAAGAAGCCTTGGATAAAAAGATTGAGAGCTGTGGATCTACTTACTTTTGGCGTTTTAAACTATTCCTCTTGAGAATTTTGTACCAGTCAATGCAGAAAACTCCATCTGAGGTCATGTGGAGGCCTTCACATGAGGACACAAAAGTATTAATATCGGATTCCCCTGGGATGGGGAGTACTGAGGATGATCATCAAGAAGAGGGAACTTCAAAACAGGCCAGCAAGCAGAGTTTGTGTGAAGTGAGCAAAGGAAGAGACCCAGATGATCCAGCAGATGACACTCTTGTCCACTCAAGTGACATAGGAGGACATGAGCCAATGGAGGAGAAGCTCCTTGAAATACAGGCACGAATTGAAGCAGTAGAAATGCACTTGACACGGGAACACATGAAGCGAGTGTTGGGAGAAGTCTACTTGCATACATGGATTACAGAGAACACCAGCATTCCTACCAGAGGAGTCTGTGACTTCTTAATGTCTGATGAAGGCTATGATGACAGAACAGCACGA GTGCTGATTGGACATATCTTAAAGAAAATGAACAAACAGACTTTCCCGGAGCACTGCAGCTTGTGTAAAGAGATCCTGCCATTCACAGATCGCAAACAGGCGGTCTGCTCCAATGGCCACATTTGGCTCAG ATCCTGA
- the GTF3C4 gene encoding general transcription factor 3C polypeptide 4 isoform X2, producing MAEAEAAAGSGGSPALSSGGEEPPTGLESPAEEAVSAGPSTGFRLTAVRREPAVRLQHGVSGLEPLAWSEDHRVSVSTARSIAVLEQLSDIHSGGQELVIHRTAVPAPAAGCLLKVGSKKEVAECKEKFASSKDPTVSQTFMLDRVFNPEGKSLPPMRGFKYSSWSPLGCDANGRCLLAALTMDNRLTIHANLNRLQWVQLVDLTEIYGERLYETSYKLSKVETPRGELGDFAEFQRRHSMQTPVRMEWSGICTTQQVKHNNECRDVGSVLLAVLFENGNIAVWQFQLPFVGKESITSCNTIESGINSPSVLSWWEYEHNNRKMSGLIVGSAFGPVKILPVNLKAVKGYFTLRQPVVLWQEMDQLPVHSIKCIPLYHPYQKCSCSLVVAARGSYVFWCLLLISKAGLNVHNSHVTGLHSLPIVSMTADKQNGTVYTCSSDGKVRQLIPIFTDVALKFEHQLIKLSEVFGSVRTHGIAVSPCGAYLAVITTEGMTNGLHPVNKNYQVQFVTLKTFEEAAAQLLESSVQNLFRQVDLTDLVRWKILKDKHIPQFLQEALDKKIESCGSTYFWRFKLFLLRILYQSMQKTPSEVMWRPSHEDTKVLISDSPGMGSTEDDHQEEGTSKQASKQSLCEVSKGRDPDDPADDTLVHSSDIGGHEPMEEKLLEIQARIEAVEMHLTREHMKRVLGEVYLHTWITENTSIPTRGVCDFLMSDEGYDDRTARVLIGHILKKMNKQTFPEHCSLCKEILPFTDRKQAVCSNGHIWLRCFLTYQSCQSLVYRRCLLHDSIARHPTPEDPEWIKRLLQGPCTFCDSPVF from the exons ATGGCGGAGGCGGAGGCGGCAGCTGGAAGTGGGGGGAGTCCCGCGCTGTCCTCGGGCGGGGAAGAGCCACCGACGGGCCTCGAGTCGCCGGCGGAGGAGGCGGTGTCGGCGGGGCCGAGCACGGGGTTTCGGCTGACGGCCGTGCGGCGGGAGCCGGCCGTGCGGCTGCAGCACGGCGTGAGCGGGCTGGAGCCGCTGGCCTGGTCCGAGGACCACCGGGTGTCGGTGAGCACGGCCCGGAGCATCGCCGTGCTGGAGCAGCTCAGCGACATTCACAGCGGCGGGCAGGAGCTGGTCATCCACCGCACGGCCGTGCCCGCGCCCGCCGCGGGCTGCCTGCTCAAG GTTGGTTCAAAAAAGGAGGTTGCAGAATGTAAGGAAAAGTTTGCAAGCTCTAAGGATCCAACTGTTAGTCAAACCTTTATGCTAGATAGAGTATTCAACCCTGAAGGAAAGTCACTACCACCTATGCGAGGATTCAAATATTCCAGCTGGTCTCCACTGGGCTGTGATGCTAATGGAAGATGCCTTCTAGCTGCTCTAACTATGGACAATAGATTAACCATCCATGCTAATCTTAACAGACTACAGTGGGTGCAGCTGGTTGATCTGACAGAGATTTATGGGGAGCGTCTGTATGAAACCAGTTACAAACTTTCGAAGGTTGAGACCCCCAGAGGAGAACTAGGGGACTTTGCAGAATTTCAGAGACGGCATAGCATGCAGACTCCAGTCCGTATGGAGTGGTCAGGTATCTGCACCACCCAGCAAGTGAAACACAACAATGAATGCCGAGATGTTGGCAGTGTACTCCTAGCCGTACTCTTTGAAAACGGAAACATTGCCGTTTGGCAATTTCAGCTTCCTTTTGTGGGTAAGGAATCCATCACTTCTTGCAATACCATAGAGTCAGGAATAAATTCCCCTAGCGTCTTGTCTTGGTGGGAATACGAACACAACAACCGAAAGATGAGTGGACTCATTGTAGGGAGTGCTTTTGGACCAGTTAAAATCCTTCCTGTCAACTTAAAAGCAGTTAAAGGCTACTTCACGCTCAGGCAACCTGTTGTCTTATGGCAAGAAATGGACCAGTTGCCAGTACACAGTATCAAATGTATTCCTCTCTACCATCCTTACCAGAAATGTAGCTGTAGCTTAGTAGTGGCTGCAAGAGGATCTTATGTGTTTTGGTGTCTTCTCTTGATATCCAAAGCAGGTCTGAATGTCCATAATTCCCATGTGACAGGGCTTCACTCTTTACCAATTGTATCCATGACTGCGGATAAACAGAATGGCACAGTATACACGTGCTCAAGTGACGGAAAGGTAAGGCAACTCATTCCCATCTTCACAGATGTTGCATTAAAGTTTGAGCATCAGCTTATTAAGCTGTCTGAAGTGTTTGGCTCTGTGCGGACTCACGGGATAGCTGTAAGCCCATGTGGCGCATACCTAGCAGTTATTACAACAGAGGGTATGACCAACGGCCTTCACCCTGTAAACAAAAACTATCAAGTTCAATTTGTAACTCTCAAAACATTTGAGGAGGCAGCTGCTCAGCTCTTGGAGTCTTCTGTGCAAAATCTTTTCAGACAAGTGGACCTGACAGACCTTGTGCGCTGGAAGATTTTGAAGGATAAGCATATCCCTCAATTCTTACAAGAAGCCTTGGATAAAAAGATTGAGAGCTGTGGATCTACTTACTTTTGGCGTTTTAAACTATTCCTCTTGAGAATTTTGTACCAGTCAATGCAGAAAACTCCATCTGAGGTCATGTGGAGGCCTTCACATGAGGACACAAAAGTATTAATATCGGATTCCCCTGGGATGGGGAGTACTGAGGATGATCATCAAGAAGAGGGAACTTCAAAACAGGCCAGCAAGCAGAGTTTGTGTGAAGTGAGCAAAGGAAGAGACCCAGATGATCCAGCAGATGACACTCTTGTCCACTCAAGTGACATAGGAGGACATGAGCCAATGGAGGAGAAGCTCCTTGAAATACAGGCACGAATTGAAGCAGTAGAAATGCACTTGACACGGGAACACATGAAGCGAGTGTTGGGAGAAGTCTACTTGCATACATGGATTACAGAGAACACCAGCATTCCTACCAGAGGAGTCTGTGACTTCTTAATGTCTGATGAAGGCTATGATGACAGAACAGCACGA GTGCTGATTGGACATATCTTAAAGAAAATGAACAAACAGACTTTCCCGGAGCACTGCAGCTTGTGTAAAGAGATCCTGCCATTCACAGATCGCAAACAGGCGGTCTGCTCCAATGGCCACATTTGGCTCAG gtGCTTTTTAACCTACCAGTCCTGCCAGAGTTTGGTATACAGAAGGTGTCTGCTTCATGACAGCATTGCACGGCATCCAACCCCAGAAG ATCCTGAATGGATCAAGAGGTTATTGCAAGGACCTTGTACTTTCTGTGATTCTCCTGTGTTCTAG
- the GTF3C4 gene encoding general transcription factor 3C polypeptide 4 isoform X1 — protein sequence MAEAEAAAGSGGSPALSSGGEEPPTGLESPAEEAVSAGPSTGFRLTAVRREPAVRLQHGVSGLEPLAWSEDHRVSVSTARSIAVLEQLSDIHSGGQELVIHRTAVPAPAAGCLLKVGSKKEVAECKEKFASSKDPTVSQTFMLDRVFNPEGKSLPPMRGFKYSSWSPLGCDANGRCLLAALTMDNRLTIHANLNRLQWVQLVDLTEIYGERLYETSYKLSKVETPRGELGDFAEFQRRHSMQTPVRMEWSGICTTQQVKHNNECRDVGSVLLAVLFENGNIAVWQFQLPFVGKESITSCNTIESGINSPSVLSWWEYEHNNRKMSGLIVGSAFGPVKILPVNLKAVKGYFTLRQPVVLWQEMDQLPVHSIKCIPLYHPYQKCSCSLVVAARGSYVFWCLLLISKAGLNVHNSHVTGLHSLPIVSMTADKQNGTVYTCSSDGKVRQLIPIFTDVALKFEHQLIKLSEVFGSVRTHGIAVSPCGAYLAVITTEGMTNGLHPVNKNYQVQFVTLKTFEEAAAQLLESSVQNLFRQVDLTDLVRWKILKDKHIPQFLQEALDKKIESCGSTYFWRFKLFLLRILYQSMQKTPSEVMWRPSHEDTKVLISDSPGMGSTEDDHQEEGTSKQASKQSLCEVSKGRDPDDPADDTLVHSSDIGGHEPMEEKLLEIQARIEAVEMHLTREHMKRVLGEVYLHTWITENTSIPTRGVCDFLMSDEGYDDRTARVLIGHILKKMNKQTFPEHCSLCKEILPFTDRKQAVCSNGHIWLRCFLTYQSCQSLVYRRCLLHDSIARHPTPEDCCFSNPFPGSGGNQRCPRYGVI from the exons ATGGCGGAGGCGGAGGCGGCAGCTGGAAGTGGGGGGAGTCCCGCGCTGTCCTCGGGCGGGGAAGAGCCACCGACGGGCCTCGAGTCGCCGGCGGAGGAGGCGGTGTCGGCGGGGCCGAGCACGGGGTTTCGGCTGACGGCCGTGCGGCGGGAGCCGGCCGTGCGGCTGCAGCACGGCGTGAGCGGGCTGGAGCCGCTGGCCTGGTCCGAGGACCACCGGGTGTCGGTGAGCACGGCCCGGAGCATCGCCGTGCTGGAGCAGCTCAGCGACATTCACAGCGGCGGGCAGGAGCTGGTCATCCACCGCACGGCCGTGCCCGCGCCCGCCGCGGGCTGCCTGCTCAAG GTTGGTTCAAAAAAGGAGGTTGCAGAATGTAAGGAAAAGTTTGCAAGCTCTAAGGATCCAACTGTTAGTCAAACCTTTATGCTAGATAGAGTATTCAACCCTGAAGGAAAGTCACTACCACCTATGCGAGGATTCAAATATTCCAGCTGGTCTCCACTGGGCTGTGATGCTAATGGAAGATGCCTTCTAGCTGCTCTAACTATGGACAATAGATTAACCATCCATGCTAATCTTAACAGACTACAGTGGGTGCAGCTGGTTGATCTGACAGAGATTTATGGGGAGCGTCTGTATGAAACCAGTTACAAACTTTCGAAGGTTGAGACCCCCAGAGGAGAACTAGGGGACTTTGCAGAATTTCAGAGACGGCATAGCATGCAGACTCCAGTCCGTATGGAGTGGTCAGGTATCTGCACCACCCAGCAAGTGAAACACAACAATGAATGCCGAGATGTTGGCAGTGTACTCCTAGCCGTACTCTTTGAAAACGGAAACATTGCCGTTTGGCAATTTCAGCTTCCTTTTGTGGGTAAGGAATCCATCACTTCTTGCAATACCATAGAGTCAGGAATAAATTCCCCTAGCGTCTTGTCTTGGTGGGAATACGAACACAACAACCGAAAGATGAGTGGACTCATTGTAGGGAGTGCTTTTGGACCAGTTAAAATCCTTCCTGTCAACTTAAAAGCAGTTAAAGGCTACTTCACGCTCAGGCAACCTGTTGTCTTATGGCAAGAAATGGACCAGTTGCCAGTACACAGTATCAAATGTATTCCTCTCTACCATCCTTACCAGAAATGTAGCTGTAGCTTAGTAGTGGCTGCAAGAGGATCTTATGTGTTTTGGTGTCTTCTCTTGATATCCAAAGCAGGTCTGAATGTCCATAATTCCCATGTGACAGGGCTTCACTCTTTACCAATTGTATCCATGACTGCGGATAAACAGAATGGCACAGTATACACGTGCTCAAGTGACGGAAAGGTAAGGCAACTCATTCCCATCTTCACAGATGTTGCATTAAAGTTTGAGCATCAGCTTATTAAGCTGTCTGAAGTGTTTGGCTCTGTGCGGACTCACGGGATAGCTGTAAGCCCATGTGGCGCATACCTAGCAGTTATTACAACAGAGGGTATGACCAACGGCCTTCACCCTGTAAACAAAAACTATCAAGTTCAATTTGTAACTCTCAAAACATTTGAGGAGGCAGCTGCTCAGCTCTTGGAGTCTTCTGTGCAAAATCTTTTCAGACAAGTGGACCTGACAGACCTTGTGCGCTGGAAGATTTTGAAGGATAAGCATATCCCTCAATTCTTACAAGAAGCCTTGGATAAAAAGATTGAGAGCTGTGGATCTACTTACTTTTGGCGTTTTAAACTATTCCTCTTGAGAATTTTGTACCAGTCAATGCAGAAAACTCCATCTGAGGTCATGTGGAGGCCTTCACATGAGGACACAAAAGTATTAATATCGGATTCCCCTGGGATGGGGAGTACTGAGGATGATCATCAAGAAGAGGGAACTTCAAAACAGGCCAGCAAGCAGAGTTTGTGTGAAGTGAGCAAAGGAAGAGACCCAGATGATCCAGCAGATGACACTCTTGTCCACTCAAGTGACATAGGAGGACATGAGCCAATGGAGGAGAAGCTCCTTGAAATACAGGCACGAATTGAAGCAGTAGAAATGCACTTGACACGGGAACACATGAAGCGAGTGTTGGGAGAAGTCTACTTGCATACATGGATTACAGAGAACACCAGCATTCCTACCAGAGGAGTCTGTGACTTCTTAATGTCTGATGAAGGCTATGATGACAGAACAGCACGA GTGCTGATTGGACATATCTTAAAGAAAATGAACAAACAGACTTTCCCGGAGCACTGCAGCTTGTGTAAAGAGATCCTGCCATTCACAGATCGCAAACAGGCGGTCTGCTCCAATGGCCACATTTGGCTCAG gtGCTTTTTAACCTACCAGTCCTGCCAGAGTTTGGTATACAGAAGGTGTCTGCTTCATGACAGCATTGCACGGCATCCAACCCCAGAAG